One Coleofasciculus sp. FACHB-T130 genomic region harbors:
- the cobN gene encoding cobaltochelatase subunit CobN: MHRLAATPGGWNPDAEGVIFIEQTPAPIVLLTAADTDIQTLAAAVSKLPEGFPALRVVNLLQLQQQLSIDTYAEEVLEQAQVIILRLLGGRSYWSYGLEVVRETVQRTGAALIVLPGDDRPDPDLISHSSVSLSVVNQLWRYLIEGGGENFANALKFIADVCLEGSYNPLPPQEVPRVGLYQWEMGDEGENSPFPSPINCANNINKNLTPQPPSLRGKGENESLFLAGEGLGERLDPKVGILFYRAHYLAGNTAVIDALCQALAARKLEPVPVFVSSLRDPDVQEEVLQQLQPKDAEPIQVLLSTTSFAISSLPSANGQKLAMSDEPLALSTLDVPVLQVILSGGTVEQWESGFQGLSPRDMAMNVALPEVDGRIISRAVSFKAVQTRNPQLETDVVVYEPVRDRIEFVADLASNWAKLRQTPPSERRIALILANYPNRDGRLANGVGLDTPASCVEILKALQLAGYQVENIPETGDELIGRLTAGVTNDPEGGLRPVGQFVCGEEYQEYFATLPVDVQKGICDRWSSVLEMNRTSKAMRVSALDAKNAKEEREERFIELTGSVSEFPIPGIYLGNVFVGIQPARGYDIDPSLNYHAPDLEPPHRYLAFYYWVRQHFGADAIVHVGKHGNLEWLPGKSVALSENCYPEVAFGALPHLYPFIVNDPGEGSQAKRRAQAVIIDHLTPPITRAELYGSLQQLEGLIDEYYEAQSLDPSRLPVISDRITQLILEENLHQDLGLETLNNRSEEIQNFLTRADGYLCELKEAQIRDGLHIFGQCPQGRQLRDLIVAIARHPGTHRIGLTRAIAQDWGLDFDPLTADPAQPLPIPPVQKGDNEQTIAAYRTVGDAVEALEQQAANLVEYLLIAPSLSTPSYPLPVNGEAWGGVDGDATQRELEWICSYLLPSLQQTTQEITNLLHGLDGRFVPSGASGAPTRGRPDVLPTGRNFYSVDIRAIPTETAWLVGRKAAEALIERYTQENGEYPKTLGLSVWGTSTMRTGGDDLAEALALLGVQPVWDSPSRRVVDFEILPISVLNRPRVDVTLRISGFFRDAFPNLIDLFDQAVAAVAALDEPPEQNPLAAQVKQETELWEAAGLNQEQAEMRSRYRIFGSKPGAYGAGLQGLIEAQNWTDDEDLARAYINWSSYAYTSTADSSPPLSKGVAGDVSSPPLNKRGLGGIAAPEAFEQRLRQMQIVLHNQDNREHDLLDSDDYYQFQGGLTAAVRAMSGKNPQTYFGDNSLPENPKVRQLREEIARVYRSRVVNPKWIAGVMRHGYKGAFEMAATVDYLFAYDATANCVEDFMYQGVAEAYLFDQSVQDFIHQKNPWALRDMAERLLEANQRGLWQNVNQEMVDKLRSLVHQAEAVIESTTAP, encoded by the coding sequence ATGCATCGTCTAGCCGCTACTCCTGGGGGATGGAATCCTGACGCTGAAGGCGTCATTTTTATCGAACAAACCCCTGCCCCGATCGTCCTTCTCACCGCAGCGGACACCGATATTCAAACGCTCGCCGCAGCCGTATCCAAATTACCAGAGGGATTTCCAGCGCTACGAGTCGTCAATCTTTTGCAGTTGCAGCAACAGCTCAGTATTGATACTTATGCAGAAGAAGTGCTAGAGCAGGCACAGGTAATTATTTTACGGCTACTGGGAGGACGTTCTTACTGGTCTTACGGGTTAGAAGTAGTACGCGAGACAGTGCAGCGAACGGGTGCAGCATTGATTGTCCTGCCAGGAGACGATCGCCCAGATCCTGATTTAATCAGTCATTCTAGTGTTTCTCTATCAGTTGTGAACCAGTTGTGGCGCTACCTCATCGAAGGGGGCGGGGAAAATTTCGCCAACGCCCTAAAATTTATTGCTGATGTTTGTCTAGAAGGTAGTTACAATCCACTCCCACCCCAAGAAGTTCCTCGCGTGGGGCTTTATCAATGGGAAATGGGGGATGAGGGAGAAAATTCTCCTTTCCCATCTCCCATTAATTGCGCGAATAATATTAATAAAAACCTAACCCCCCAGCCCCCTTCCCTACGAGGGAAGGGGGAGAACGAGTCCCTTTTCCTTGCAGGAGAGGGATTGGGGGAGAGGTTAGATCCGAAAGTTGGGATTTTGTTCTATCGCGCTCATTATTTAGCGGGAAATACCGCTGTAATTGATGCGCTTTGCCAAGCTTTAGCCGCACGAAAATTAGAACCCGTCCCCGTTTTTGTCTCTTCTCTGCGAGATCCGGATGTGCAGGAAGAAGTGTTGCAACAACTCCAACCTAAAGATGCAGAACCCATACAGGTTTTGCTGAGTACCACCAGCTTTGCGATTAGCTCATTGCCAAGCGCGAATGGTCAAAAATTAGCGATGAGCGATGAGCCATTAGCACTCAGTACCTTAGATGTACCAGTGTTGCAGGTAATCCTCAGCGGTGGCACGGTGGAACAATGGGAATCTGGGTTTCAGGGGCTATCGCCACGGGATATGGCGATGAATGTAGCGCTACCAGAAGTGGATGGGCGGATTATTAGCCGTGCGGTTTCGTTTAAGGCGGTGCAAACCCGGAATCCTCAGTTGGAAACGGATGTGGTGGTTTATGAGCCAGTACGCGATCGCATTGAGTTCGTTGCTGACTTAGCTTCTAATTGGGCAAAACTACGCCAAACGCCACCATCTGAGCGCCGAATTGCCTTGATTTTGGCTAATTATCCCAACCGAGATGGGCGTCTTGCCAATGGTGTTGGGTTGGATACTCCAGCAAGTTGTGTGGAAATTCTCAAGGCGTTGCAGTTGGCTGGGTATCAGGTTGAAAATATCCCGGAAACTGGAGATGAATTGATTGGGCGTTTAACGGCTGGGGTGACGAACGATCCGGAGGGGGGATTGCGCCCCGTCGGGCAATTTGTCTGTGGGGAAGAATATCAGGAGTATTTTGCGACGTTGCCAGTGGACGTGCAGAAGGGAATATGCGATCGCTGGAGTTCGGTTTTGGAGATGAACCGCACTAGCAAAGCCATGCGCGTTAGCGCTTTAGACGCTAAGAACGCGAAGGAAGAGAGGGAAGAGAGATTTATTGAGTTAACTGGTTCTGTTTCTGAATTCCCGATTCCTGGTATTTATCTGGGTAATGTGTTTGTAGGGATTCAACCAGCGCGGGGTTACGATATTGATCCTAGTTTGAATTATCACGCCCCAGATTTAGAACCGCCTCATCGTTATCTTGCTTTTTACTATTGGGTGCGGCAACATTTTGGGGCAGATGCAATCGTTCATGTGGGGAAACATGGGAATTTGGAATGGTTGCCGGGTAAAAGTGTGGCACTCTCTGAAAATTGTTATCCAGAGGTTGCTTTTGGCGCATTACCTCATCTTTATCCTTTTATTGTCAATGACCCTGGCGAAGGTTCGCAAGCTAAACGTCGCGCCCAAGCGGTAATTATTGACCATTTAACGCCGCCGATAACTCGCGCTGAACTTTATGGTTCTTTGCAACAATTGGAAGGATTAATTGACGAGTATTATGAAGCCCAGAGTTTAGATCCGTCGCGCCTGCCAGTGATAAGCGATCGCATCACTCAGCTAATCCTTGAAGAAAACCTCCATCAGGATTTAGGGTTAGAAACTCTTAACAACAGAAGTGAGGAAATCCAAAATTTCCTTACCCGCGCTGATGGGTATCTGTGCGAATTAAAAGAGGCTCAAATTCGAGATGGTTTGCACATTTTTGGGCAATGTCCGCAGGGGCGACAACTCAGGGATTTGATAGTAGCGATCGCTCGTCACCCCGGTACTCATCGTATCGGTTTAACTCGCGCGATCGCCCAAGATTGGGGTTTAGATTTCGACCCCTTGACAGCAGATCCGGCTCAACCTCTCCCTATCCCCCCCGTTCAAAAGGGGGACAACGAGCAAACAATTGCAGCCTATCGCACTGTTGGTGACGCAGTTGAAGCATTAGAACAACAAGCAGCTAACTTGGTGGAATATCTACTCATCGCCCCCTCCCTTTCCACTCCCTCTTACCCTCTCCCCGTTAACGGAGAGGCTTGGGGTGGGGTAGACGGTGATGCCACGCAAAGAGAATTGGAGTGGATATGCAGCTACCTTCTGCCTTCCCTGCAACAAACTACCCAAGAAATCACCAATTTATTGCACGGCTTAGATGGGCGCTTTGTCCCTAGTGGTGCCTCTGGCGCACCAACACGAGGACGCCCAGACGTTCTGCCTACGGGTCGCAATTTTTACTCGGTTGATATTCGGGCAATTCCCACAGAAACCGCTTGGCTGGTCGGGCGCAAAGCAGCAGAAGCTTTAATTGAACGATATACGCAAGAAAACGGCGAGTATCCCAAAACACTCGGATTATCCGTATGGGGAACTTCCACGATGCGGACTGGCGGCGATGATTTGGCAGAAGCACTGGCATTGTTAGGAGTACAACCTGTGTGGGATAGTCCATCGCGGCGGGTGGTAGATTTTGAAATTTTGCCAATTTCCGTTTTAAATCGTCCCCGCGTCGATGTCACGCTAAGAATCTCTGGCTTTTTCCGCGATGCTTTTCCGAACTTAATCGATCTATTCGATCAAGCGGTGGCAGCGGTAGCGGCGTTGGATGAACCGCCGGAACAAAACCCCCTAGCAGCGCAAGTTAAACAAGAAACCGAGTTATGGGAAGCGGCGGGGTTAAATCAGGAACAAGCAGAAATGCGATCGCGCTATCGCATCTTTGGTTCTAAACCTGGTGCCTACGGTGCGGGATTGCAAGGCTTAATCGAAGCCCAAAACTGGACAGATGACGAAGATTTAGCCCGTGCCTACATCAACTGGAGTAGTTACGCCTACACTAGCACCGCAGATTCCTCGCCTCCCTTGTCAAAAGGAGTTGCGGGAGATGTTTCTTCTCCTCCCCTGAACAAAAGAGGTTTAGGGGGAATCGCCGCTCCAGAAGCCTTTGAGCAGCGTCTACGCCAGATGCAAATCGTATTGCACAATCAAGATAACCGGGAACACGATTTATTAGATTCAGATGATTACTATCAATTTCAAGGCGGTCTAACAGCAGCAGTTCGAGCAATGAGTGGCAAAAATCCTCAAACTTACTTTGGGGATAATTCCCTTCCTGAAAACCCAAAAGTGCGGCAACTGCGAGAAGAAATTGCGCGAGTATATCGTTCTCGTGTCGTGAATCCAAAATGGATTGCTGGAGTCATGCGCCACGGTTACAAAGGTGCTTTTGAAATGGCAGCAACCGTTGATTATCTCTTCGCTTATGATGCCACAGCAAATTGTGTGGAAGATTTTATGTATCAAGGAGTTGCAGAAGCGTACTTATTCGACCAATCTGTGCAGGATTTCATCCATCAGAAGAATCCTTGGGCATTGCGAGATATGGCAGAACGTTTGCTAGAAGCTAATCAGCGCGGTTTGTGGCAAAACGTCAATCAAGAAATGGTGGATAAGTTGAGAAGCTTAGTTCACCAAGCCGAAGCCGTCATCGAATCTACCACTGCCCCTTAA
- a CDS encoding N-acetylmannosamine-6-phosphate 2-epimerase has translation MNQNSQGLNALSQGLIVSCQAPVDSPLHEPSVIAAIAQAAILNGAVGVRIDTPAHVKAVRERVKSPIIGLWKQQIPGYEVYITPQFEHAEAIAQAGADIIAIDATLRDRPGAETVETLITRIHDELGKPVMADVDTIESAIAAAAAGADIVGTTLYGYTAQTKNLAPPGFDLLAQIVEQLSVPAICEGGIASPQQAKHALELGAYAVVVGTAITGIDYNVKMYRTAFPNS, from the coding sequence ATGAACCAAAATTCCCAAGGATTAAACGCGCTGAGTCAAGGTCTGATTGTATCTTGTCAGGCTCCGGTTGACTCGCCTTTACATGAGCCATCGGTAATTGCCGCGATCGCGCAAGCCGCTATCCTTAACGGAGCCGTCGGTGTCAGAATTGATACGCCCGCTCATGTGAAGGCAGTCCGGGAACGGGTAAAATCACCGATTATCGGGCTGTGGAAACAACAGATACCGGGGTACGAAGTTTATATTACGCCGCAGTTTGAACACGCGGAAGCGATCGCTCAAGCCGGTGCGGATATTATTGCCATTGACGCTACTTTACGCGATCGCCCAGGCGCGGAAACAGTAGAAACACTCATTACCCGGATTCACGATGAATTAGGCAAGCCGGTGATGGCTGATGTGGATACGATAGAGAGCGCGATCGCGGCGGCGGCGGCTGGTGCAGACATTGTCGGTACCACGCTCTATGGCTACACTGCCCAAACGAAAAATCTGGCTCCTCCCGGCTTCGATCTTCTCGCCCAAATAGTCGAACAGCTAAGCGTTCCAGCAATTTGTGAAGGTGGCATTGCCTCACCGCAGCAAGCTAAACACGCCTTGGAATTAGGAGCTTATGCTGTTGTCGTCGGCACCGCAATTACAGGTATAGATTACAACGTAAAGATGTACCGTACTGCTTTCCCAAATTCATAA
- a CDS encoding metallophosphoesterase, whose product MPLKRRDFLILSSLSGFGLAFLVRKFRSQIAQSQDINPGETSKTSPSSNLGSKSTTVSSSQSPLLRFVSVADTGTGSASQYAVAASMARYHALKPFDLAILAGDNIYNNGEIEKIVDVFERPYQALLRRGVKFQAVLGNHDIRTDNGEPQVRYPGFNMQGQRYYTFRRNPVQFFALDTNENADWETQLKWLEKELTRSNAPWKVVVGHHQIYSSGAYGVNQPFIQTLTPLFKKYGVQLYINGHDHHYERTQPINGTTYLICGAGAGLRPVERSEWTAHSTSQLSFAALNVYADRIIISGIGSDNRIFDQGIIPLHSA is encoded by the coding sequence ATGCCCCTTAAACGCCGTGACTTTCTAATTTTAAGTAGCCTCAGTGGCTTCGGCTTAGCTTTTTTGGTCAGAAAATTCCGCAGCCAAATCGCTCAGAGTCAAGATATCAACCCAGGAGAGACGTCAAAAACCTCCCCTTCCTCCAACTTAGGCTCCAAATCGACAACCGTTAGTTCATCACAATCCCCTCTCCTGCGGTTTGTCTCCGTCGCTGACACCGGCACTGGTTCGGCAAGCCAGTATGCTGTAGCAGCGTCAATGGCTCGTTACCACGCGCTAAAGCCCTTTGATTTAGCAATTCTTGCGGGTGACAATATTTACAACAACGGTGAAATCGAGAAAATTGTCGATGTCTTTGAGCGCCCCTATCAAGCTTTATTGCGGCGCGGAGTAAAATTTCAGGCGGTTCTTGGCAATCACGACATCCGCACCGATAACGGAGAACCCCAAGTGCGCTATCCAGGCTTTAATATGCAGGGACAACGCTACTACACATTCCGCCGCAACCCCGTACAATTTTTTGCTTTAGATACTAATGAGAATGCTGACTGGGAAACTCAACTAAAATGGTTAGAAAAAGAACTCACTCGCAGTAATGCCCCTTGGAAAGTAGTTGTTGGTCATCACCAGATTTATTCATCGGGTGCATACGGGGTTAATCAACCCTTTATACAAACCTTGACGCCACTATTTAAAAAGTACGGAGTGCAACTTTACATTAACGGTCACGACCACCATTATGAGCGCACTCAGCCCATCAATGGTACTACCTACCTCATCTGTGGGGCAGGGGCAGGACTCCGCCCGGTGGAACGTTCAGAATGGACGGCGCATTCTACTAGTCAATTGAGTTTTGCGGCACTTAATGTATATGCAGACAGAATAATCATTAGCGGTATCGGCAGCGATAACCGCATTTTCGACCAAGGCATCATTCCGCTGCACTCAGCCTGA
- a CDS encoding AAA family ATPase — protein MKVKRLKMSSFRGIGDLTLEFDTDEPTVFIGVNGVGKSSILDCLAILLSHLLARIEFNYSFERFFRSQDIKNRHERTDNEITISIASREVRWSLAQVRQKGSTDESGELTELEAAIDDDEIYNHLAITPENNTPLAVYYPVNRAVFEILLEIPKGNLLEQIDPYEWSLTGVQTDFGSFFQWFRAVEDLENEERRDNTDYRDNRLEAVRQAIYSLMPDFSNLRVRRSPLRMIATKQGQELIIEQLSDGEKGLLAMVGDLARRLAIANPGLPDPLQGEGVVLIDEIELHLHPKWQREIIPALTRTFPNCQFIVTTHSPQVISEVKPNGIYILEATSEGVVAKRPESSFGRDSNRILEDLMGVPARPQEIKDELLELFRLIDKGDLDGAKQLRQQIADQIGTDEPEFVRADVLMRRKEILNR, from the coding sequence ATGAAAGTCAAGCGCCTAAAAATGAGTTCGTTCCGTGGCATTGGCGATCTGACGCTAGAGTTCGATACTGATGAGCCAACGGTTTTCATCGGCGTCAATGGAGTGGGAAAATCAAGCATTCTTGATTGTCTCGCCATTCTTCTATCTCACTTGCTAGCGAGAATTGAATTTAATTATAGCTTTGAACGTTTCTTTAGAAGTCAAGACATCAAAAATAGACACGAAAGAACAGACAACGAGATTACAATTTCAATCGCCTCACGGGAAGTAAGGTGGTCTCTCGCCCAAGTTCGTCAAAAAGGCAGCACAGATGAAAGCGGCGAACTTACTGAGTTAGAAGCGGCTATTGACGACGATGAAATATACAATCATTTAGCAATCACTCCCGAAAACAACACACCTTTGGCAGTATATTACCCGGTCAATCGTGCCGTTTTTGAGATTCTCCTGGAAATTCCTAAGGGAAACCTGCTTGAGCAGATAGATCCCTACGAGTGGTCACTAACCGGGGTACAAACTGACTTCGGTAGCTTTTTCCAATGGTTCAGAGCGGTAGAAGATTTGGAAAACGAAGAACGGAGAGATAATACTGATTACAGAGATAATCGACTAGAAGCAGTAAGGCAAGCCATATATTCACTGATGCCCGATTTTTCTAACTTGCGGGTGAGGCGATCGCCTTTACGAATGATTGCCACAAAACAAGGTCAGGAACTTATCATCGAGCAGCTGTCTGATGGTGAGAAAGGCTTATTGGCAATGGTGGGAGATTTAGCGAGAAGGTTAGCGATCGCAAACCCAGGTTTACCTGATCCACTCCAAGGCGAAGGCGTTGTTCTCATTGACGAAATTGAACTGCACCTTCACCCGAAATGGCAACGCGAAATTATTCCCGCGTTAACAAGAACATTTCCTAATTGTCAGTTCATCGTTACAACCCATTCCCCACAGGTAATCAGCGAAGTTAAACCTAATGGAATCTATATTCTAGAGGCAACATCTGAAGGTGTTGTTGCTAAACGTCCAGAAAGTTCTTTTGGTAGAGACAGCAATCGTATTTTAGAAGACCTCATGGGTGTTCCAGCCCGTCCGCAGGAAATCAAAGACGAACTCCTGGAGCTATTTCGACTCATCGATAAGGGGGATCTTGACGGTGCTAAACAATTGCGCCAACAAATCGCTGACCAAATTGGAACTGATGAACCAGAGTTTGTTAGGGCAGATGTACTCATGCGGCGAAAAGAAATTCTTAACCGATGA
- a CDS encoding retron system putative HNH endonuclease, whose amino-acid sequence MKYIRKNKEPESFTKWKALANEDWIPTYDDLRGQEKTDVCNRLLQEQGYTCCYCGMRIARENSHIEHLKPQSSYPHLALEYTNLLASCQGESEEPPPLPVHCGRKKDDWYDEHLMVSPLDADCTNFFRYSGSGEILPTDDLGKQATAATTISQLGLDIDKLRAMRREAINGVLLAIEGLTDEEIQQFAQSYKQLDAKGQYTPFCAAIAYIFKAYYP is encoded by the coding sequence ATGAAGTACATCAGAAAAAACAAGGAGCCGGAAAGTTTCACCAAGTGGAAAGCGCTCGCTAACGAAGACTGGATACCCACTTATGATGACCTACGCGGACAAGAGAAAACAGATGTTTGTAATAGGCTGCTGCAAGAGCAAGGTTATACCTGTTGCTATTGCGGAATGCGTATTGCTAGAGAAAATAGCCATATCGAACATCTAAAACCCCAAAGCTCCTATCCACATCTAGCGCTAGAGTACACAAATCTGTTGGCTTCATGCCAGGGAGAAAGTGAAGAACCACCCCCACTCCCGGTTCATTGTGGACGCAAAAAAGATGACTGGTACGATGAGCATTTAATGGTTTCTCCTTTAGATGCGGACTGCACTAATTTCTTTAGGTACTCTGGTTCAGGAGAAATCCTACCAACAGACGATTTAGGTAAGCAAGCAACAGCAGCAACAACGATTTCTCAGCTTGGACTCGACATTGACAAGCTGAGGGCAATGCGTCGCGAGGCGATTAATGGAGTCTTGTTAGCGATTGAGGGACTAACGGACGAAGAGATACAACAGTTTGCTCAAAGCTACAAGCAGTTAGATGCAAAGGGACAATACACGCCGTTTTGTGCTGCGATCGCTTATATCTTTAAGGCATACTATCCTTAA
- a CDS encoding Mrp/NBP35 family ATP-binding protein yields MPSHQSPFRQTHSIEEVATPPDPVTESRQREVVQCLKQVVEPILKNDIVSLGMVRNLRVVDDYIYLRLYVGKHQHHLQADIQSALSPVTWCKKTYIQLCTIPGVRTTLAISSGKGGVGKSTTSVNLAAALSLQGAKVGLLDADVYGPNVPQMLGLGQADVKVIDTPNGQKFLPLEAHGIKVMSVGLLAEPDHPLAWRGPVLHKIVTQFIQEVEWGDLDYLLIDLPPGTGDAQITIVQESPICGVILVTTPQQVAVSDVRRSVHMFRRVGIPVLGIIENMSYLICGHCGDRTPIFGSGGGQQLSTELHAPLLGQVPIDPSICMGGDTGTPLTLTHPGSTVGQVFVQMARAIETTFRPCEVLT; encoded by the coding sequence ATGCCTAGCCATCAATCTCCCTTCCGCCAAACTCATTCAATAGAGGAAGTTGCCACTCCTCCTGATCCGGTGACTGAATCTCGGCAACGAGAAGTTGTCCAGTGTCTCAAACAGGTAGTTGAACCCATCCTCAAAAACGACATCGTTAGCTTAGGGATGGTGCGGAATCTGCGGGTTGTGGATGACTATATTTATCTACGGCTGTATGTGGGGAAACATCAGCATCACCTACAAGCAGACATTCAATCGGCGCTTTCGCCCGTAACCTGGTGCAAGAAAACTTATATCCAACTCTGCACCATTCCCGGTGTCAGAACAACGTTGGCAATTTCCAGTGGCAAGGGAGGTGTAGGCAAATCCACAACATCGGTTAATTTAGCCGCCGCTTTGAGTTTGCAAGGGGCGAAGGTGGGTTTACTCGATGCTGATGTCTATGGTCCCAACGTCCCCCAGATGTTGGGACTGGGACAAGCAGATGTCAAGGTGATTGATACACCCAACGGTCAAAAGTTTCTCCCCCTAGAAGCCCACGGTATCAAAGTTATGTCAGTAGGACTGCTGGCCGAACCCGATCATCCCCTAGCTTGGCGCGGCCCCGTCCTGCACAAAATTGTCACTCAGTTTATTCAGGAGGTGGAATGGGGAGACTTGGATTACTTGCTGATTGATTTGCCTCCTGGCACAGGCGATGCTCAAATTACGATTGTGCAAGAAAGTCCGATTTGTGGCGTAATTTTAGTGACGACTCCCCAACAAGTTGCGGTTTCGGATGTTCGCCGCAGTGTCCATATGTTTCGTCGTGTCGGCATTCCCGTGCTTGGCATTATCGAAAATATGAGCTATTTAATCTGTGGTCATTGTGGCGATCGCACTCCGATTTTTGGGAGTGGTGGAGGGCAGCAGCTATCGACAGAACTCCATGCCCCTTTACTTGGACAGGTTCCGATTGACCCTAGTATTTGTATGGGTGGGGATACGGGAACGCCTTTGACCCTAACGCATCCAGGTTCCACAGTGGGGCAAGTATTTGTACAAATGGCTAGGGCGATCGAGACGACTTTTCGCCCTTGTGAAGTTCTGACTTGA